The Hyla sarda isolate aHylSar1 chromosome 2, aHylSar1.hap1, whole genome shotgun sequence genome includes the window TGTCATATTAATAATTATTTTCATGCCAGAAAAGGTCTATATAAGATCTATTTTTCTGGTAATGTCGACCAAATCCACTAAGCAGGGCCATTACGAAGTCTACATGAAACGGAGAAAAGTCTTCAACAATGGTGAATGTGTCCATGGTCTTCATCATCCATGACTTTGTTCTTTTAGGACTCAAGGAGATGGAGCACCTGAGATATTTCTACTCTGTCGTCGCCCTTGTAATATATCTCAGCACAATGTTCTTATCCACATTAATTGTGTATGTTGTATGGGCAGAACAATCTCTCCATGAACCTATGTACATCCTTATATGTGGCCTGGTGGGGAACGTTATGGTTGGCAGCTCAGTAACTGTCCCCAAGCTGGCCATAGACTTGCTCTCTGGATATTCCACCATCTCACTGTCAGTATGTCTGACCCAAGCATTCTTTCTCCAAACCTCTGCTTGTATAGAGATACTAACATTTACCATCATGGCCTATGATAGATATTTGGCTGTTGGTTTTCCATTGAGATACCACTCTCTGATGACCAATAAGAAGGCCTTACAGTCCTTGGCTATCATCTTGTTTGTGATTTCAATAGGTGGATTGGTTGTTGTCCTATTGGTGATCAGGttaacattatgtggtgttggcaTCAATAACGTGCTCTGTGAAACAATATCTCTTGTCCGGTTGGCTTGTGGCAGTACAGCCATCAATGACGCCTATGGGACTGCTTGGACCTTGCTGATTTTCATGGGCTCTTTAATCATTGTGATCTACTGCTACATACGGACATTTCTTGTCTGCCTGAAGATCTCTATGGCAGCCTCCCAGAAAGCCATCCAAACACTGGTGACCCACATAATCACATACTCTACTTTAATGGCAGCTAATTTATTTGTGGTTTTCAGGTATAGATTAAATAATGGTTCCTCATCACCTTTGACGCACACTGTAGTCGTATTAGGTGGTCTATTGGTCTCCATCACCCTAAATCCTCTCATCTACGGGATAAGGACAGAGGCTTTAAGGATGAAGATGATTCACTCTTTAAAGGCAATTACCCAGAGACAGACACTGGGTGAATACAAGTAATTATTGGCATGGGCTGCTTATGAGATAATTTTATATTAAATTAAGTGAACCCCCAATGTGCcaaagttttatttaatatgaACTAAATTGCTTAATATGAaccaattttaccaaaaatctctcTATATTTTGAGTATGCAACTCCTATACAATTCAATGTATCTTGTGGTTACAGATTACAAACATACCTTGTGTATTTTGATCCTTCCTCAGAATTCTGTCCTTAAATTatcactcactttttttttttggggggggtgtcTATATCGttacttaatatatatatatatatatatatatatatatatatatatatggtgtcctggtaccgtattacatacagtaccttggtaggggtccccaaagccagagttcctaggaaccgtggggtcctcagATCTAGTCTTcacctagtcaccccttagataGTGAATATATTGTTAAGGTAAATTTGTATAAATGTATGTAGAAAGTGTACTTAcgctagcgttgcaggacctgcgggtcacgtgacgaggctttagtctctatggttaatgcaaaggacctttggaggttcataggccatgtgatacccacaatgctttgtgaggctgattgacagatggcgtggaccaatcctagaacggccagcccctgcccatataagggagctgctgccattattctctctcttgggttgctgtcactgaatgaggtaggacctccacaaCTTTCAATGACAATTACTAGGCCTTCTAAATTTTCCGCAATTAttggcaaggaccctggacctaaacataaccctaaatccagcggatctgcgcatactaaattccTACAAGttaaagaacttactaaaagtcccaaccaacggCCAATCTCACCTAAGCGGTtcatagactctgttacaaagactgttcttatgtttgcatgctacagaaaatcttcagtaaaatttatgcaagttttcagcgaagctctggttgtggacaatactttattctgcaagcacctatcgtccttgggaagggtggcgataggccaagacacacagcatttaaccctcaccctggcgtcacgactgacaagggttaataacaccctttataacctgcacagcaacatcccgACCACAATTCATACCCTCAAggtgaccactatatatatatatatatatatatgtttgtgttaaggctaatttattaagcctgtatttgtgggaggggcgggatttCACTATAAGAACCCGCTGCAGTACCTGTGCTTGACGCCGCGTGTTCGTCACGTGCTTCAGCTGACTGATCGGAAGTCGCAGACACGGTCGGCGAGGGAGCGGGTAAGTG containing:
- the LOC130357142 gene encoding olfactory receptor 4D5-like; the protein is MVNVSMVFIIHDFVLLGLKEMEHLRYFYSVVALVIYLSTMFLSTLIVYVVWAEQSLHEPMYILICGLVGNVMVGSSVTVPKLAIDLLSGYSTISLSVCLTQAFFLQTSACIEILTFTIMAYDRYLAVGFPLRYHSLMTNKKALQSLAIILFVISIGGLVVVLLVIRLTLCGVGINNVLCETISLVRLACGSTAINDAYGTAWTLLIFMGSLIIVIYCYIRTFLVCLKISMAASQKAIQTLVTHIITYSTLMAANLFVVFRYRLNNGSSSPLTHTVVVLGGLLVSITLNPLIYGIRTEALRMKMIHSLKAITQRQTLGEYK